In Podarcis muralis chromosome 7, rPodMur119.hap1.1, whole genome shotgun sequence, the genomic stretch tataagaaatgttcataaatgtaccaaccattAAGGTCCTATATATATaagaaatgttcataaatgtaccaaccaagcacatacatagatcagcacaggaagaccgacctgaaaccattttgactcccaaactgaccaaatgttttctctgcaaggagggagggggtgagggagccttcccattgtctcaggaattgagaaatcaccatctcaaaggaatggccagactaccaggaaaggcaatcaaataaggcattatcagataagctggcaaacaggaaaaacaacagcattcaaatttctgttgtagaccgccttttctgtgatgtaggtatgatgtatggacgGGTAGTCTTGAGtgacagggcagggaatttaaaatgtctatataaggccttgcgcaccatttTCTGGGTTCCCtattagggactttgtcttcattccatctctgggccagtaacaacCGGGTGgctgtcgtcgcatacataaaaagtattttctgctcccttggaatatcggcacctacaattcctaatagaaaaacctctgctcccccccccccaagttaatttaaacatttaaattgtGCCATTGCTGGGATTCTTTGGTGTCAACATCTCCTCTCTCGACTCCTTCCAGGCTTACCTGGAGTTCTTCACCTCCAGCGAGAACGTCAGAGCCCTCCAAACAGTGTTGAAGAACTACGGCCAGCGAGTGAATTACCACATTGTCAATGTCAAGGTGCGTCCTTcctcagtgccagattaccaaacagACAGACTGGGCACTGGCCTACGAGCCTAGGGGCCCCTcaacaacggatcaaaataatattgatttgatcttgaaagaaaattgggagaTAATTTGTGAGGGGGCCTGCGAGATTCTGACTGCCTAGGAGCCTCCACTGGGTTTAATCCGACCCTGGTCCTTCCTCTGGTAGGCTGGCAGTGAAAACGTTTCCGTGGAAACTTGGGATGCTTGGACGGAGAGCGTATGTGGGGAGCAAACCCTCTGCTTGTGATCTCTGGAGAATATTTTGAGAACTGTTCAGCCTCTGCTAGGACAATTGGCATTGGGTTCATGGCTCCTCCTTGTGGCCCAGTTTCAATGCCTCCTGTTTAGCCAGAGAATCTGATCAGCTGAGCATATCGTTCCCTGGAGGAGTTTTCTGGATGCAGGGAGGAATAAtgaaatgataataatttattatttatacgccacccatctggctgggtttccccagtcactccgggcagcttccaacagaacactaaaatacaataacctattaaacattaaaagcttccctaaacagggctgccttcagatgtcttctaaaagtttggtagttcttttcctctttgacatctggcgggagggcgttccacagggcaggcgccactaccgagaaggccctctgcctggttccctgtaacttggcttctcattgcaagggaaccgccagaaggcccttggcgctggacctcagtgtccaggcagaacaatggaggtggagatgctccttcaggtatactggaccgaggcctgttCAGTTGGGCCTGAgatctgtaaaaaagaaaaagaaaaaaggtaaaggacctgtggatggttaagtccagtcaaaggcgactatggggttgtggagctcatctcgctttcaggccgagggagccggtatttgtccgcagacagctttccgggtcatgtggcctgcaggactaaaccgctactggcgcaacgggacaccgtgacggaaaccagagcgcacagaaacgccgtttaccttcccgccgcagcagtacctatttatctacttgcactggggcgctttcgaactgctaggttggcaggagctgggcccgagcaacgggagctcaccccgtggcggggattcgaaccgctgaccttctgatcggcaagcccaagaggctcaatggtttagaccacagcgccacccgtgtcttgaGATCTGTACAGGCCTGGCAGCAAGTTAACAGGTGTATACAAAACCGTGATGCAgctgtttccctctcttccttctaaaCAACCTCCTGTTTCCCGTCGGTAGGGTGAGAACATCACCAACGCGCATGAAATGCAACCCAATGCTGTAACGTGGGGCATCTTCCCCGGCAGAGAGATCATTCAGCCGACGGTTGTAGACCCGGTTAGCTTCATGTACTGGAAGGTAAGAGGGTTAttcttccctgccctgccccaaacaCCCAGGAAACtcttagcctgttggtacagaTCTGGGGCTTTGGTAAATTTCCGTGGAAAATGTATGTGAACAGAAGTACAAGGTGCCAATTACTATTCCCTAGAACTTGTGGTACCGGGGTACCTCTGCTCCTCTAATAACAACTTGGGGGTAGAACCCCCACTTTTGCCTGCACAGGTTCAGTGAACTCATAGGTCTGTAtcaagtcataagaacataagaacccgctggatcagagcagtggcccatcgatgatgatggtggtggaggataggcaaactaaggcccgggggccggatctggcccaattgccttctaaatccggcccatggatggtccaggaatcagtgtgtttttacatgagtagaatgtgtccttttctttaaaatgcatctaggttatttgtggggcataggaattcattcattccccccccaaaaaaatatagtccagccccccaaaaagtttcagggacagtagaccggccccctgctgaaaaagtttgctgacccctgataatgatgattgattgattgattgagtttatataccgccctatacccggaggtctcagggtggttcacagacaaatataatcagaataaaaacaacaacccaataataccctactcagaaaagagccacattttaaaagggtataggataaggttaccagacgtccccgttttccTGTGGACAGTCCCTAGAttcacaaatcagtcccctgacaaaatcatatcattcctattgaaattgaaaagtgtccccagattcattgaaaaaaatctggtaaccttagtatagGATATTAaacagatcagccaaaggcctggttaaaaaggaacatttttgcctggcactggaaagtgtgtaatgaaggcgccaggtgaacttccctggggagagcattccacagacggggagccactgcagagaaggccccgttctcgtgttgccaccctctggacctctcaaggcggAGGCGCACAAAggagagcctcagaagatgatatcagggtcagggtaggttcatatggtcaCATCTAGTCACATTGGCTAAGCAGGTGCCTTTTCTGAATGctaagggtcatagctcaggggtagagcatatgctttggatGCAGGAGGGGCTCAGGTTCATttctcagcacctccaggtagagctggcaaatgtccctgtttatgcaacactggagagctgctgccagttagtagaGGCAGTGCTGAGCGTGACAGACCAAATAGTCTGGctctgtctaaggcagcttcttctgcctgTAGCTCAGCGCAAGgggatctgctttgcacgcagaatgccccgagttcagtctctggcatctccgggGAGAACTGGGGGAGAACccagcctgaagccctggagagccactgctggccaGAGCAGGCAACACTGAGCGAGTTGCGCCGATAAGTCTGAGTCTGCATAATGCAGCCTCTTCCAGACGCTCattccctgagatcatcctccgagaccctccttcgtgtgcctcctccttgagaggtctggagggtcgcAACACGAGAAAGGGGCCTttactgcagtggctccccgtccatggaatgctctccccaggcaagttcgcctggtgccttcattttttttaaaaaaaaaattattcatttttcattttcgttcattacatacatctcaaattctcaaagacttcccccaacttttttggtttgtttctatttttactATAATTATATAGTATATAATTTTTCTATAATTAtccacctttaggtgccaagcagaaacgttcctttttagtgcaggcctttggttgatccgatttgcatcctaggcccttttaaaatgttttgttttttattatgtattttgtgattttatatcttgattttattttattctgtggaccaccctgagacccccgggtatagggcggtatataaattcaataaataataataataataattcgtttCCCATAGTTCCTCCtgcactcccacccccacctcaaattgtttttaagtgtgacctgcttctctctctctgcccccctcggACAGGATGAGGCCTTTGCCCTGTGGATTGAGCAGTGGGCCAAGCTGTACGAAGAGGAGTCCCCCTCTCGCATGATCCTCCAGTACATGCACGACAACTATTACCTGGTCAACTTGGTGGACAACGACTTCCCCCTGGACAGCTGCCTCTGGCAGGTCTTGGAAGACGTGCACACGCTCTTGAACTGTCCGGCGGAACCTTGAAAGTTGAGAAAAGGCACGCAGCCTCCCAGATTTGGCTGGCAGCATAGTCAAAAACCTTAGGGATGCGAGGTTGGAACCACAGTGGCCCAGACACTCCTCTAGGGGGCGCCGTtggctgaatttccccccatTGCCTTCAAAGCGGGAGGCCGGTTAAGACAGGCACATCTCCCTTCTGATCCAAAAGACTCTGAGGATGTTTTCGAGCCCTTCTTGGGTTATTACAATCCCTTTCCCCCTTATACTAATGGCAGCTAGAAATCCttatccccaccccaaccccaaatctcTGTCTGGCCCACCCCCATGTTTCTGGGTTGCACTCTAAAAAAGAAAGctttcagctgctgcttcagTGCGCAGCCTCTGATCAATGGGACTGATGGCTTCACAAGCCTCTAGTTCAGAACGGGAGTTGCAGAAAATCAGGATGAGCACAGCCGCCTGCGACGCAACTGCCCTCCTCTGGGGAGCCGCAGTGTGTGGCcggctatttattttgtttttattt encodes the following:
- the LOC114590399 gene encoding methylenetetrahydrofolate reductase (NADPH)-like, which encodes MWGEELTSEESVFELFRCYIAGEPNKEGHKVTCLPWNDEPLAPETNLMKEELAKVNRRGILTINSQPNINGKPSTDPIVGWGPDGGYVFQKVGFEEAAADVSEEVPSADVEQRPSRKMQVRPNWQAYLEFFTSSENVRALQTVLKNYGQRVNYHIVNVKGENITNAHEMQPNAVTWGIFPGREIIQPTVVDPVSFMYWKDEAFALWIEQWAKLYEEESPSRMILQYMHDNYYLVNLVDNDFPLDSCLWQVLEDVHTLLNCPAEP